The genomic region ACTCTCCGCTCGGGAGAAGTTCATGCTCTGATGGGACCTAACGGCTCCGGAAAAAGCACTCTTGCCAATGTGCTTATGGGTCATCCTGATTACAAGGTAACCGGGGGAGAAGTATTTCTGGATGGTAAAAACCTTCTTGAAATGGAGATTCATGAAAGAGCGGCATCAGGATTGTTCCTGGCTTTTCAGTATCCCGTTGAAATCCCGGGAGTGACTGTCGGTAAATTTCTCAAGCGCTCACTTGAAGCACTCAGACCCGAAGAGAAACTGAACCTGACTCAGTACATCAGGGAACTGCGGAGCAGTATGGAGTTTCTCGATATGGATCAGAATTTCATCAACAGGAATCTGAATGAGGGATTCTCGGGAGGAGAGAAGAAGAGAATGGAGATTCTCCAGATGCTGATGATGAAGCCTCTTTTCTCCATTATGGATGAGACAGATTCCGGTCTGGATATGGATGCTCTGAAGATTGTATCA from Oceanispirochaeta sp. M1 harbors:
- the sufC gene encoding Fe-S cluster assembly ATPase SufC, encoding MNVLEIKNLKAEIDDKAILKGINLTLRSGEVHALMGPNGSGKSTLANVLMGHPDYKVTGGEVFLDGKNLLEMEIHERAASGLFLAFQYPVEIPGVTVGKFLKRSLEALRPEEKLNLTQYIRELRSSMEFLDMDQNFINRNLNEGFSGGEKKRMEILQMLMMKPLFSIMDETDSGLDMDALKIVSKGINALRGDSFGGLIITHYQRILDYVKPDHVHIMYDGEIVTSGGMDIIAKLEDKGYDWVSENVPAEAEAQREAVHG